Proteins from a single region of Helicoverpa armigera isolate CAAS_96S chromosome 21, ASM3070526v1, whole genome shotgun sequence:
- the LOC110374288 gene encoding peroxiredoxin-2, producing the protein MSFLVKTLARRVFAPAISSAKVLNFSTTSAAFVPKVQQPAPHFEATAVVNGEFNRLKLSDYNGKYVVLLFYPLDFTFVCPTELIAFSDRAKEFESIDCQVIGVSTDSEFSHLAWTNTPRKDGGLGKIEIPLLSDYQKTISRDYNVLLDAGFALRGLFVIDRNGVLKHMSVNDLPVGRSVDETLRLVKAFQFADKHGEVCPANWNPETNSATIIPNPQGSKQYFQKAN; encoded by the exons ATGTCGTTCCTAGTAAAAACTTTGGCTCGCAGG GTCTTTGCCCCAGCCATATCTTCGGCGAAGGTCTTGAACTTTTCTacta CCAGTGCTGCATTTGTACCAAAGGTTCAGCAACCTGCACCTCACTTCGAAGCAACCGCAGTAGTCAATGGTGAATTCAACAGGCTGAAACTATCAGACTACAATGGAAAATATGTTGTACTGCTGTTCTATCCATTAGATTT CACATTTGTCTGCCCCACCGAGCTGATTGCATTCAGTGACAGAGCTAAAGAGTTTGAGAGCATTGACTGCCAAGTCATTGGTGTTTCTACCGACTCTGAATTCAGCCATCTTGCATGGACCAACACTCCTAGGAAG GATGGTGGTCTTGGCAAGATAGAAATCCCTCTCCTTTCTGACTACCAGAAAACAATTTCACGAGACTACAATGTTCTTCTGGACGCCGGTTTTGCGCTACGAG GCCTATTTGTCATCGATAGGAACGGTGTTCTAAAGCACATGTCGGTCAATGACCTGCCCGTCGGCAGATCAGTTGACGAAACCCTAAGGCTTGTGAAAGCCTTCCAGTTTGCTGACAAACACGGTGAAG tgtgcCCAGCCAATTGGAACCCAGAAACGAATTCTGCCACAATTATCCCCAATCCTCAGGGAAGCAAGCAATACTTCCAGAAAGccaactaa